A stretch of Ipomoea triloba cultivar NCNSP0323 chromosome 13, ASM357664v1 DNA encodes these proteins:
- the LOC116001761 gene encoding osmotin-like protein OSML81: protein MGYLTTLTLLLLLSLFTSGYAATFEIRNNCPYTVWAAATPVGGGKQLDQGQSWTIDVPGGTRMARIWGRTNCNFDASGRGSCETGDCGGALQCTAWGKPPNTLAEFTLTGDNNFDTIDISLVDGFNVPLNFAPTKPGADKCHAISCTADVNGQCPAALKVPGGCNNPCTTFGGQQYCCTEGPCGPSDYSKFFKGLCPDAYSYPQDDPSSTFGCPAGSTDYRVVFCP, encoded by the coding sequence ATGGGTTACTTAACCACCCTCACGCTGCTCCTTCTCCTCAGCCTCTTCACCTCCGGCTACGCCGCCACCTTTGAAATCCGCAACAACTGCCCGTACACCGTCTGGGCGGCAGCGACACCAGTTGGCGGTGGCAAGCAGCTTGATCAAGGCCAAAGTTGGACAATTGACGTGCCCGGTGGCACGAGAATGGCACGTATATGGGGCCGCACAAACTGCAACTTCGATGCCAGTGGGAGGGGCTCATGCGAGACCGGCGACTGCGGCGGCGCGTTGCAGTGCACCGCGTGGGGCAAACCGCCCAACACCCTCGCCGAATTCACCCTAACGGGAGACAACAATTTCGACACCATCGACATCTCGCTCGTCGACGGATTCAATGTTCCCTTGAACTTCGCCCCCACCAAGCCTGGCGCGGACAAGTGCCATGCAATCTCATGCACGGCTGATGTGAACGGCCAATGCCCCGCCGCTCTTAAGGTTCCCGGCGGGTGTAACAACCCTTGCACCACTTTCGGAGGACAACAATATTGCTGCACCGAAGGACCATGTGGTCCTAGTGATTATTCAAAATTCTTCAAGGGCTTATGTCCTGATGCTTATAGTTACCCTCAAGATGATCCAAGCAGCACTTTCGGTTGCCCTGCTGGATCTACTGATTACAGGGTTGTCTTTTGCCCATGA